The Paramisgurnus dabryanus chromosome 6, PD_genome_1.1, whole genome shotgun sequence genome has a window encoding:
- the cldn1 gene encoding claudin-1, giving the protein MANGGLQLLGYTLAFFGLVGLIASTAMSEWKMSSYAGDNIITAQAMYEGLWQTCVTQSTGQMQCKVYDSLLQLPGEVQGARGLMITSILLSSVALLVAAVGMKCTTCLADDKQQKNKVALAGGVLFIIAGVLALVATSWYGENIRRKFFDPFTPTNSRYEFGKALYVGWGASALTLIGGSMLCCNCGSKAAGKSYPAPRATAPPGKDRV; this is encoded by the exons ATGGCAAACGGGGGTCTCCAACTTCTTGGCTACACTTTGGCTTTTTTTGGACTTGTTGGTCTAATCGCTTCTACAGCCATGTCTGAGTGGAAGATGTCTTCATATGCCGGTGATAACATCATTACAGCTCAAGCCATGTATGAAGGTCTCTGGCAGACATGTGTGACCCAGAGCACTGGACAGATGCAGTGTAAAGTCTACGATTCCTTATTACAGCTACCAG GTGAAGTTCAGGGGGCTCGAGGTCTCATGATCACGTCCATCCTTCTGTCGTCTGTGGCTCTTTTGGTCGCTGCTGTGGGTATGAAGTGCACCACCTGCTTGGCAGATGACAagcaacaaaaaaacaaagtcGCCCTGGCCGGAGGCGTCCTTTTCATCATTGCAG GTGTTCTAGCTCTCGTTGCCACAAGCTGGTATGGAGAAAACATACGACGCAAGTTCTTTGACCCGTTTACTCCCACCAATTCAAG GTATGAGTTTGGTAAAGCTCTTTATGTGGGCTGGGGAGCTTCAGCTCTTACTCTCATTGGTGGCAGTATGCTGTGCTGTAACTGTGGAAGTAAAGCCGCTGGTAAATCTTATCCAGCTCCCCGCGCGACAGCACCGCCAGGAAAAGATCGTGTCTGA